A region of Actinomycetota bacterium DNA encodes the following proteins:
- a CDS encoding polyribonucleotide nucleotidyltransferase: protein QDSKRYMHHYNFPPFSTGETGFMRGPKRREIGHGALAERALLPVIPDPEVFPYALRVVSEVMSSNGSTSMASVCASSLCMMDAGVPLRAPVAGIAMGLINEGDKFVTLTDILGAEDGYGDMDFKVAGTAGMITALQLDTKITGIPTEVLAAALNQARDARLYILGKIAEVLPAPREELNPNSPRVIAIKIPIDKIGEVIGPKGKRINEIVALTGVQIDIEDDGTVRIGAVEQSAADEARRMIEEVANPKIPEPGERFMGRVVKIVDFGAFVNLTGGTDGLVHISKLGGDIRLARVEDVLSEGDTLEVEVTEIDSRGKISLTPVTLPPRVAELPDDYEAKNPRQSRPGGDRPRRDGDRGGDRGRRPAGRR from the coding sequence CCAGGACTCCAAGCGCTACATGCACCACTACAACTTCCCTCCTTTCTCCACCGGCGAGACCGGCTTCATGCGCGGTCCCAAGCGGCGTGAGATCGGCCACGGCGCCCTGGCCGAGCGGGCACTGCTGCCCGTCATCCCGGACCCCGAGGTCTTCCCTTACGCACTGCGCGTGGTCAGCGAGGTCATGAGCTCCAACGGCTCGACCTCCATGGCCAGCGTCTGCGCATCGAGCCTGTGCATGATGGACGCCGGTGTGCCCCTCAGGGCCCCCGTCGCCGGCATCGCCATGGGGTTGATCAACGAGGGGGACAAGTTCGTCACCCTGACCGACATCCTGGGCGCCGAGGACGGCTACGGCGACATGGACTTCAAGGTTGCCGGCACCGCAGGCATGATCACCGCCCTGCAGCTGGACACCAAGATCACCGGCATCCCGACCGAGGTCCTGGCTGCTGCCCTGAACCAGGCTCGTGACGCCCGCCTTTACATCCTGGGCAAGATTGCCGAGGTGCTCCCCGCTCCCCGCGAGGAGCTCAACCCGAACTCCCCGAGGGTCATCGCCATCAAGATCCCGATCGACAAGATCGGCGAGGTCATCGGCCCGAAGGGCAAGCGGATCAACGAGATCGTCGCCCTCACCGGCGTACAGATCGACATCGAGGACGACGGCACCGTCCGCATCGGAGCGGTCGAGCAGTCGGCAGCCGACGAGGCACGCCGCATGATCGAAGAGGTCGCCAACCCCAAGATCCCGGAGCCCGGCGAGCGCTTCATGGGCCGTGTGGTCAAGATCGTCGACTTCGGCGCATTCGTGAACCTGACCGGCGGAACCGACGGCCTGGTGCACATCAGCAAGCTCGGCGGAGACATCCGCCTGGCACGGGTGGAGGACGTCCTCAGCGAGGGCGACACCCTGGAGGTCGAGGTCACCGAGATCGACTCCCGAGGCAAGATCTCGCTTACGCCCGTCACCCTGCCTCCCCGGGTTGCCGAGCTGCCCGACGACTACGAGGCCAAGAACCCCCGCCAGTCCCGTCCCGGGGGCGACCGTCCCCGCCGTGACGGCGACCGGGGCGGAGACCGCGGCCGCCGTCCCGCCGGAAGGCGGTAG